The Vicia villosa cultivar HV-30 ecotype Madison, WI linkage group LG1, Vvil1.0, whole genome shotgun sequence genome includes a region encoding these proteins:
- the LOC131596864 gene encoding uncharacterized protein LOC131596864 — translation MAQMLSFMKDIKDEQERAREARNRYEETPNNGNPLLGYVRGFDPHKSNTHSSKRVTKTHEEGEASHEGFIPATQKEGAPRTVRIPANNPPKDEDYVDLQYGEVDEPNQESQHKQTQADSEESARNSGQIKALEERLKAVEGYDTNPMPRHDGTVNAIEVVTEQEFVQQRSSPIDALKRYLYAKGFILEHNEAFKITLQRLVNQGVVQFKEYPEEEYVAMLDRNEPLMIPRQGARKTLIIPCAKAPLLIPTQAHTRIIPVRDPYPMDKMKAVPWEYESNANTDVTNIVGPGGMTRSGRIFNTAKPNENLAQASDQTTVVPTEKSTSKDKETTNKDAQEFLALIKKSDYKVVDQLHQTPSRISLLSLLIHSEKHRDTLMKILSAAHVTKDITENQFDGMVANLTAGASLSFSDYELPPQGKEHNKALHISIQCGKAHLSRVLIDTGSSLNVMPKATLDKIDLEGLVIRPSRLVVKAFDGSQSPVFGEVDLPVVIGPRTFCINFQVMEIEPAYTCLLGRPWIHAVGAVTSTLHQKVKFVDGNSIVAVNGEEDIFVSNLDSYRYIEAGEKALETSFQALEIATAVTLPIERMRRAVTSWRDLQDTKMEGWGKVPEVQEKRDRLGLGYQPTKKAAQEEQRFPPIAQTFVQVDMSMYP, via the exons ATGGCTCAAATGTTGAGCTTCATGAAGGACATTAAGGATGAACAGGAAAGAGCTAGGGAAGCTCGGAATCGGTATGAGGAGACGCCAAACAATGGCAATCCActgttaggatatgttcgaggctttGACCCTCATAAGTCAAACACCCATTCATCAAAGAGGGTTACCaaaacccatgaagagggagaagcctCCCATGAAGGATTTATTCCCGCCACTCAGAAAGAGGGGGCGCCTCGCACTGTTCGCATCCCTGCTAACAATCCACCCAAGGATGAGGATTATGTAGATTTACAATATGGGGAAGTGGACGAACCAAATCAGGAGTCCCAACATAAGCAAACCCAAGCTGATTCTGAGGAAAGTGCTAGAaatagtggacaaatcaaggcgctggaagaaaggttGAAGGCAGTAGAAGGAtatgat ACAAACCCTATGCCTCGCCATGATGgcacagtcaatgcaatagaagtagTCACCGAGCAAGAGTTTGTTCAACAACggagctcccccatagatgcccttaagaggtatctataTGCAAAGGGGTTCATCCTCGAACATAACGAAGCCTTTAAGATAACCCTGCAAAGACTTGTGAATCAAGGGGTAGTTCAATTTAAGGAATATCCTGAGGAAGAATATGTGGCCATGCTAGACAGGAATGAACCATTGATGATACCTAGGCAAGGGGCAAGGAAGACATTGATCATCCCTTGCGCCAAAGCACCGTTGCTGATACCCACACAAGCACACACCAGAATCATCCCGGTCAGAGACCCATACCCTATGGACAAAATGAAAGCAGTCCCTTGGGAATATGAGTCCAATGCTAATACCGACGTGACAAACATCGTTGGgcctgggggcatgacccgtagcGGTCGCATATTCAATACTGCAAAACCAAATGAGAACCTGGCACAAGCAAGTGATCAAACTACTGTGGTCCCTACTGAAAAAAGCACATCCAAAGACAAAGAAACCACTAACAAAGATGCTCAAGAGTTCTTGGCGttgattaagaaaagtgattataagGTAGTGGACCAGTTGCACCAAACTCCATCCAGGATATCACTCCTCTCGCTGTTAATACATTCAGAAAAACATCGAGACACCCTGATGAAAATCTTGAGCGCTGCCCAcgtaactaaggacatcactgAAAACCAATTcgatggaatggtggctaatctcacTGCTGGGGCAAGCCTAAGCTTTAGTGATTATGAGCTACCCCCACAAGGGAAAGAGcataacaaagccttgcatatctctaTACAATGCGGGAAAGCCCATCTATCTAGGGTTCTGATCGACACAGGTTCgtcattaaatgtgatgccaaaggccACCTTAGACAAGATAGATTTGGAAGGACTGGTAATAAGACCAAGCCGTTTGGTGGTCAAAGCCTTCGATGGGTCGCAAAGCCCGGTGTTTGGAGAAGTGGACCTCCCTGTGGTAATAGGCCCCCGCACGttttgcatcaatttccaagtgatggagattgaaccTGCCTATACATGTTTATTGggacgtccttggatccatgccgTTGGGGCAGTTACCTCTACTCTGCATCAAAAGGTAAAATTTGTGGATGGAAACTCTATAGTAGCCGTCAATGGGGAGGAGgacatatttgtcagcaatctggACTCATACCGATACATTGAGGCTGGAGAAAAAGCATTAGAGACTTCATTCCAAGCGCTAGAGATTGCCACTGCTGTCACGCTACCAATTGAGAGAATGCGAAGGGCGGTGACATCCTGGAGAGACCTGCAAGACACAAAgatggaaggctggggcaaagttCCAGAAGTGCAAGAGAAAAGAGATCgtctggggttaggataccaaccaaCAAAGAAGGCTGCACAGGAAGAGCAACGATTCCCTCCGATCGCACAAACTTTTGTACAGGTAGATATGAGCATGTATCCATGA